A segment of the Cinclus cinclus chromosome 3, bCinCin1.1, whole genome shotgun sequence genome:
CCGTATCAAACATCTTTCTTCTTAAGACCATTTCAGTCAAGATATGCACCAATTTGTTTTAAGTTTGTCACaacctccttctcctccccaaaaccacccaaaacaaaacaaataaacaactCACTTGCCCTCCCCactccaaaagaaaagaaaaaaaaaccaaacaagcaacaacaacaaaaaaaaacctaaacattgttgattttaatttcttttggtcaacttaatttttccttgcttttgttgTCACCCTGGAAATTGTTCTTGAGGACCAGCAAAAGAAGTGGACTTCCTACTTCTGAGTCAGGGTTTAAGAAGAGCtgaaatggaatatttttctttcatttcacaagaaaagagaaatggcCAAGGAAAACAGCCTGCTGCATGGAAAGCAAGTGAAATTacagaagagtgaaaaaaaatgaaaatacgTATGTTTTTGAAGAGTACAGGTTTTAGTAGGACTGTCTTGAAAAAACACAGTCCACAGAGTTAATTTAATCCATTGAGAAGAGTTCACTGAGCTTTACCACAATGATTttagaaaatgaatgaaatcGTAATTGCAAATCATACTTGCTGACCTCAGAGTTGTGGCAGAATATTTCAGGTTTCAAAAGTAGATTTTCATTACTTCAGTTTCCGTCTCACAAATTTAAAACTTAATCATTAATCACTTTATGAACATACAGAGTAGAAAAATTACTTATGTCAATACCCATGCTGATGTAAATATAACTAGCTATTAGGAGCATTAATGGCACAAGCATTGTAAAGGTGTTTCTAACATAAAAGTGTGGCCATAAAATAATTCACTGTGTACACTAGTGAGGGCAGACTGGCTTGGGAATTTACTGCATCTTTCGTATATGTAGCAGCCCTGCTAGCACAGTCAGTTTTAAGATTAAAGTTCAGTGTCAAATTTACTTAGAGTATAAGCACGATTTGACTCTTTAAGTGCTCATACTTTGCACCTTGACCTCTGTTCCCTTCTgatatgctatttttttttaattctgtatatTGCTTAGTCACAGGAATCATTAGGCTAGAGAACTATGGCTTTGTTGAGTCATTGTTTCTacttggagaaaaagaaagcaaaaaagaaataatatcttTGGATTACCTTATTGAAATGTTTACGATACTAATTTGAAAGTATTCTCATGCTTGTAGCACTTAAGATTAGTAATCACAGGCCAGGGTGATCTTAGATTTCAAAGTATGAAGACACTGGACCAAAAAATGGAATCCCTTCTTCCACTCACCCTTATTCTCTAAGAAATTGCCAGTGTAGTCGAGTATTAACAATAGAAGTGAGTTATGACCACATgctaagatttttttctagGCCTTATACCAGGCTCTAACTTAGAATTTTCCTAAGCACAGTCTCAAAACAGCATAGCTTTTTCAAGTGAGATTTCCAGAATTTAATTATGAAATCTGTGTTTTACCTCTGAACAACTGGCCTGACTTTTTAAAGCATCTTAATAAAGAATCACTCTATCTTGCATTCACTCGATGATTCATTATTGATTTCGTTGCTGTAATCCCAAAGAATTCCATTCAAGGGTCAAGATGAAGTTCTAAACAGGAGAACAGTTGGATACAGAGAGAGATGAACAGGTGAAAGGTCAAAGAAATAAGAATGCCAGACTGTGGGTATAACATGTTGGCCAGTTGTCTTTGAAGAGATCTCAAAATCCATCTGAAATTAGAAACTCACAAGCTAATCATGTTGGCAGGATGTGATTTTGTACTCATTACTTAAGGATGGTCTTTGCGAGCTGATGACCTGAACTCTGTAGGTAAATCAGCCTAAGTAAATTCCatacctcaggaaaaaaaaaaaaaaaggaaatttactTGCTTCCTTTCAACTGAGCCCAATGGTTGCTgggggcaaagcagaaaggagtAAAAGAAGTTCTGCAAGTTAAACTATCAGCTATTTTGCACTGTCCTTTAAGACAATCCTATCACTAAAACTCCAGTGACTGAGAAAGGAGGCACACTCCTCTTGTCTGTTGAACTTCCACATTTTTAACCTGCAGGCACTGGAGCATGTCAATGCCCGGCTTCTTGAGCTGTACCCTGATGATGAAGAACGGTTTGATATTGTCCTGATGACTAATAACCATGCCCAGGTGGGAGTGAGGCTCATAAACAGCATCAATCACTATGGTAAGTAATTACTGATGTGTAGAATTGCCAGCTGTTACGTAatgtgaattaattttattcttcctcttctgaCTTTGGGAAAAGCAGCTTCTTGGATATTTATTTTTGGGTATCAGCATAAGTGAAACAGTATTAGACATAATTTAGTCCAGTGCTCCAGATCTGTTAGGTGTGAACCGTAACTTCTTAGAAGTTTAACATCAAACATTTTGATATTTGGTGTCTATGCTCCCTACATGTACATCTTCACAGCAGTTACTCTGCTGTCTTAGAGGGAAATTTTTCTCCTAAATTCTCAGTGAGGATGGACTGATTGAAAATTGTAATCGAGGTTGTGTAACTTGTTGAAATTTCAATgaacattctttctttttttaagtttacTGTAAGCTAGGCTAGTGTACCTTTTCACAGTTTCCTTTCACCTAGTGCTGTTCTTACTTTAGGTCTAACAATTGAACGTTTCTGTATGACGGGAGGAGAGAGCCCCATTGGTTACCTGACTGCATACCTCACAAACCTGTACCTCTCAGCAGATTCTGACAAAGTGCAGGAAGCTATAGAAGCAGGTTTGaatttactttcttttgttATGTGTTGATGTCTTTTGTTACCTTTGTTGAGCTTGTTCCAAAATTATATatacgtatatatatataaatacatatagtGTGTCTTTCACAGAAGGTATTGTTGCTTCATCAAATGCAGAGAGTCACCACTTTGTTTGTATGGTGCAAAGTCACCACTTATTTTTACTCAGCCAAATAAAATCGTGTGATAGTGTTCCTCTCTGACCCTTCAGTCTGTTAATAGTGACAACTTAATCACCCTACACCTTCGTCTTCTCCCCTTcaacaagaaagaaaactccCATCTCTATTCAACTTCTGTTTGAATAGCATCATCTTTTTGGTACAACTTAATAAAGCAACTTCTGTGTCCCATAAGGAGTTAAAAAGTAACAAATACTTTGATTGAGTGGTCTCCTTGGGATTTCCTACTTTTTGCTCATTTGCAGCACAGCTTGGGGACCATTTTTATATAGTCTTGTGTGAAAGTGGAAGGAAGCATGTTCAAGAAGTTTTGGCTGTGGGACAGCTTCCATGCATTTGTGTTACAGAACAGCCATCTCTAATTAGCTTTTGTGTGCTCACCATGTATAAGTGTCACCACCAATAAGTTGTTGGAACCAAACTGCTGATGGTTTAATGACTGACTTTGTAGAACATGCTAACTGAGGATCTCTGATCTATTTTCAGGCATTGCATCAGCTACGATGTTCACTGCCAACAAAGATGTTGCTTACTCGGATACACAGCTGAGGGTGGCTTTTGATGGGGATGCTGTTATCTTTTCTGATGaatcagaacagattttcaaagAGCAAGGATTAGATAGATTTTTTGAACATGAACAGCTGAATGAAAATAAGCCTCTTGCACAGGTTTGTATTTCTTGAATTACTTGTTTAAAGGGAGTTTACAAAAAATTTGATAGCTTTCATTGCTGTATTTCTCCACTTCCCCAGTGTGGATGTGATTTCTGTGAAAGCTTATGGccctatttttccttttttgaggATAATCTTTAAAATGCATGTTTCACATAAAAGAGGTGACCATTGCCTTCCTTGTATCAGTCCACCATTGCAGTCCTCTCTTATTTCTCTGAGAACTGCATATGTAAGACGGTGACTTACAGTTGTCTTTTAATGGTAtcattagaaaaacaaatgttaGTACTGATttccttgattatttttttatcagacTGTAGGTAATGCTAATGTGAAACACTGAGATATTCTGGTCgttaaaacaggaaaatatctGCTTATTCCCAAGTGGAACTATGCATTTGTctaaaaacacaattttttaacATTATCTTAAACTGAAGGACCAATTCTGACATTGTTAAGAATAgtataaattcagaataaaagctTAATTGATGGAAGTACTGGACAGTGCAATATATTGCAATTtgaacaaaaatgtcatttgtttcatttaattGGAGTGTAGTATAGTCATTAGTCTGGAAAGAGTTCATAGATGGATTTGTAATTAGGTATTCTACTGGTTTTTGTGCAGCAAAAAGAATTACAGCCCATGGTTCATAGTAAAAAATGGTTCAGTGTTttcaatgaaaattttattaaagaCAGCGGTTAAAAGTTAATACTGTAAGAGGTCTTGTAAGCCTTAGTGAGAATTAATTTTCCCACTGATCCTACCATATAGTGTTGTGGTTTTAACTTTTTTCCAATGTTCAAATACCTAATGAGGGTACAGACCCATTTGGAGATGTTACATGGAGAATTTGCAGAGTAACACAGCATTAGGAAAAGGAATTCTGTGTGTAACTAGCAGtttggaagaaagcaaaggaatgATTTGGGGAACTGTGGAGATACAATAAATATGCTTCTGGTGTTTAATACTCAGGGTCCTTTGAAGGGTTTTCTGGAAGACCTGGGCAAACTCCAAAAGAAGTTCTATGCAAAAAATGAACGATTAAATTGTCCTATAAGGACCTACCTGGTCACAGCCAGAAGTGCGGCGAGCTCTGGAGCCAGAGTGCTGAAGACTCTCCGTAGCTGGGGTCTGGAGATTgatgaggcacttttcctagCAGGAGCACCTAAAGGACCAGTCCTGGTGAAAATCCACCCTCACATTTTCTTTGATGACCAGATGTTCCACATTGAAGGGGCACAGAAATTAGGCACCATAGCTGCACATGTCCCCTATGGCATTGGTCAGAAGCACCAAAAATCTACATGACTGGAAGGTGCCATTAAGGATAAGGTTCTTAACTCAGCCAGCCTCTTATCTACCAATAGTTACATCTGAAAACCTCTACATTTATGTATTGTGAGCACTGTGTTTAAAGATCAAACTTCTGGCTAGAACAGCCTTtaaaggaagtatttttaatattggtAAATTTTTAATAAGagttattttaatataattcttAAGCAGTTTAGATTTTTTACCTGTCTGTACCTAACACTGTGGTTTTGACTTTAGGAGATGATTTGTACTGTTTTTATTACTTAAGACATATTCTGAAAGACAGAACAGTTATATTTTATCTAAAAAATTGTTGACAGGTTATTTATAAGAAACCTCATGCTGTAATGCTGGTTTTTGACACTTATTTCTGAAGTTCCCGAAAGAACAGTTTACGTTTAGCTGTTTACCTGTTGGTGATTTTTCTGGTTAAATATGTGTTCAATAGGTCTGTCACCACACGGCTTTGGCTTCTAGTAAAATAACAGTGTATTTGGTCATGTTTACGCTTATTTTTCTATATTGTTTTCTTACCTTAATAAAGCTGGCTTTACAGAACATTGCCATTTTTTAATGTAGAGGTTTTAGCATAATTTCCTCAGCAGAGTTTGAGTAATCAGAATGTTCCTGATGTTTAGAACCAGAAGTGATCACTTTCAGTCAAATCTGAGAGCTAGAGGTCTCACCTTGACCTAACATACTTCACAGAGCTGGGTAGAAGTCTGACATGCTGTGAGTATCTTGGCTGGGACAAAGGCTGAAGCTTTAGAGCACACCTTCATAACAGCAGGTAATATACCTGGAAATAATGCTGTTGATGGAACTACTTTCTTCCTAACTAGATTCCCTTAGGATTTACAACTGTTCTGTGATTTGCATGAACTCAGTTTGGCAACTTCCAGTGAGTTTCCAGGGGACAGGTGCCTGTCACTACATGACTTCATATTTACACCACAGGtctgttctctctcttttatGCTCAATTCCTGTATCTCTCATTGTTACCCATGTAACTAAGTGATATCCAAATGACACCACTAACATCTGTCAggtggtgtttgttttctttctctccctagTGGAACAACTGTCCTATTTATTGTTGTCATATATTCAGAccagcagaaacaaaaccaaaagaatgTGCTTTGCAGTGGGAGTAGAAATGGTGAATCAAGCTTGTCATGATCTTTGGGGGAATTTGGCCCAGAATCTCATGTTAGCCTCTGAAAGCTTGGTCTCCTCTGTCCAGATGAACTGTCCTGTTACTGCAGAAAGCTCCACTGCATCATTATGGTTTCCCTCCCAGGAACGTAGGCAGTCATTTTAATGTTCTGGGTCCAAGCCACAAAGTTCTTTGGAAGCAAAGATCCTGCATGAAACATGAATAGAGACTGTTGGAAAGGTTTTCAAGTGTTCACACCAGTATGTGATGTTGATGGGATGCACTGCAGATTTCTCATGTACTTGGAGCTTTGTATGTGCTAAAGGCTTGGTGCCCAAAATGTATCAAatttcccagcccagccaggaggTGAGGAAGACATGAATTAACTGAGGCCTGGTCATTGTCTGCCAGGATGGGATAGAGTTACCTCACCAAATGAAGATTATGAAAAATGTTATTAGCAGATGTTTTTTATGTGAGAACTCAAGAGTCCACAAGGAattcaaaaatattctttagCTGTGGAATATAAATTGTGTGTGTACCTTTACCACAAAAGCATGGCTGCAAATGTCAAAAAGTCCAGTCCTGCCTTTCTGAAGCAGAACAAGTATTGGCTGTTCTTCATCAGTGCGTTATTAGAGCTGTAGAGGTTGGGtgcaggaaataaaaccagcatTTGACTCTCATTGAGCAATTACATCTTGATAATGAAAAGGCTAATGGGATCCTTAATCCCTATAGGAGCACAGAGGTGAGTCTCATACCTGACAGCGTAAGCATGCATGTGAATAAATTGGAAGCTGAGTCATGGGGTCCATTATGTTTACCTTTATTTCCAGTGAACCATCCACCTACAGCAAGAATGAAACCTAGTGGCCAGGACACCAAGTcgtttttttaatctgtgcaCACACAATACTAGGGGACTCCCTCTTGCAGTGTCCTCCTGAGAGCACTAAGGCATGTGTGAAAAGAGTTCACAAATTTACAGAGTAGAATTTATATTCTTAGTCACAGAATTCAAATTTATATTAAAGTTCGTAAGCTGATGTTAAGGCCCACAATCACTTTTCCTAAATTAGTTGAGCAAAATGCCCTTAGATGTTTGAGATCATACACTGTCTTTTACTTGTCAGGCAACTGTCCCAGGCTCGATGGCAGCTCGTCTGCATACCAGCTGGCAGCATGGTGGGGGAGTGAAGCCACACTAGTTCATGCAAGTACTTTCCAGACTAATCTGGATGTTTGGGGAGAATCAGGCATGCCAAGCAGCCTCTGcctgttaaaattattttcttctgctccaAGGCACAGCTTGGCTAGTGGACCGAAATAatctttttcaagaaaattcTGTGAAGTGGGGGTGGGAGCTGAGGGAAAGCGTTTTCTATTTTTGTAGACATAGAAGAATATTGTCTCCTAATAGCATTCCAgtccacaaaacaaaacaaacaagcaaacaacaacaaccacaaaACTTAACAAAAAATGTCCTGCTTCTCACGCTTATCAGGCTACCATGAGTTTATGCCCTGACAACCCTAAGCCAGTCacaattaaaacagaaatgttttttcagtAGGGGAATAGAGAGAACTGTCCTTTATCACCCTGTTTACAACACTGGAAGACAGACTCATGAAAAAGAAACTGTCATCCTAGACAAAATCTGTAGGAGGATTAATAATAACACAGATTAATTCTATGTACGAAGAGAAATCTGTCAGGAAAACACAGTTCTTATTCCCTTAGCTTCCAGGTTCTTGTACCACATAAGAGTCCAGGCAAGACAGTAAGACAAATGGGAATGTCTTCAATTGCTACCAATCCCCGTGGAGAAAAAAGTTAGAAATAAGATTCTGAAGGTGACctcagatttttgtttgtttttcttacagaGTGTGTAAGATATTTCCCACCAGTTACCAAGACATCACATAAACCCATATTCCCAGTTCTTCCCATCTTTATGACACCCTTTCAATTTCCAGTCTAGCATGTCATCTGACAGACATTTCATAATGTATTTCAGATCAAAAAATTGGAGATAGTCATCATCACATGTCTTCCAATATATATTCTGGACTGTTATGAGGATGTGGAATTCAGAGGGCTCCAATATCCTGAGGAGGATCCTCAGGTACCCCCTCATGCTCTTCTGCCAAATCCTGTAACCTGCACTGGCCTGCAATATTGCTAAACACAACCTTGAGTGCAATAGAGGGATACAGAAATCTGTGGAGCAGGTCAAtgacagaagaaataatttccagttACTCAGTTATGCTGAGTATCTGGGACCAACATCTGGATGCACACATCATTCTTGCCTACATGAGCAGCTTCTGATCATCGTGAGCTGAGCACAGTGTTCCTTGCACTGAAGGCTGGACTGACATCAACAAACAAGCAGTGCCCTCGAGGCAGTGCCCTCTCAACACATCTGCAGCCTTTTAAGTAGGGGCATCAGAGATGACTGCCAGAGTCCTCATGGCCATGTGATGAACAGCAGATTCTTCAGCTCCCACCAGGATGATTTCTTACTGAGTGAACCTGTTCCTCTAACAGGGTGTTTCCTGGTTCTCCTATTTTGACATCGTTGGCAAAtactcttccttcctccctgacTGGGTGTGGCTGCAAGTACATTATTTACTATGACAAGAACATACATAAGAATACCCCAACATGGCTTTTACAGCATGTTAAGGAGGTCAAAATCCATGTTTCATATGCAGATGCAATGGTGTGGCCTGGCTAGCACACCCTTTGGTGTAGCCATGAGGTCACTCACAATGGAGTGAAGGGCCAAGAATGAAAGGAGTGTCTTCTCTCTTCATTCAAAGACAGGTCTGTCAACAAATTCG
Coding sequences within it:
- the NT5C1B gene encoding cytosolic 5'-nucleotidase 1B, giving the protein MSGSGSEESQPGQAAEDGQWEADKDWAAAKAFYDNQVNQRVRPPKPQNAITVAVSSRALFNLVEEQRIYEEQGLEKYVEYQQNNENVILKPGPAFYFVKALEHVNARLLELYPDDEERFDIVLMTNNHAQVGVRLINSINHYGLTIERFCMTGGESPIGYLTAYLTNLYLSADSDKVQEAIEAGIASATMFTANKDVAYSDTQLRVAFDGDAVIFSDESEQIFKEQGLDRFFEHEQLNENKPLAQGPLKGFLEDLGKLQKKFYAKNERLNCPIRTYLVTARSAASSGARVLKTLRSWGLEIDEALFLAGAPKGPVLVKIHPHIFFDDQMFHIEGAQKLGTIAAHVPYGIGQKHQKST